The Larimichthys crocea isolate SSNF chromosome XII, L_crocea_2.0, whole genome shotgun sequence region GGGGACAAAGAAGAATGAAAAGGTGATGGCAGAGACACTAAGCAGTGAGAGTAAGGGATGAAGATGGACACAGAAACACGCCCCCACCTTTCTGCGAAACTCATGGAGGCTCATGTCTTGAATCTTAGCAATGGCTTTTCCGGTCAGCTCTTCCAGATGCTCGTTGATGAGCTCCCGACGCACTTCCCGTCCACCTTTCTGGGCGACCACTGAATACTGGCTGTCTCTTGCCCGAGCACGTCCGCTGGCCTGCTGCTGGGCAATCTCATTAGTAAGCAGTCCATAGCGTACCACCAGGTTGCATTCAGGGATGTCAAGGCCTTCTTCAGCCACACTGGTAGAGATCAGGAGGTTGAGAGTACCTTTGCGGAAATTGCGGATTGTGTCCGCCTGCTCGCTCTGCAAGGGAATTATGCATgtaagtgataaaaaaaaaaacagggaaaaaaaagatctataaCCGAAATGATTCAAATTTCATAAGTTAGGACACCTGTGTCATGTAACTGATCCCGTTGCCAGCCCCAGTAAGGACAGCAGCCTTGATGCCAGCCTTCTGTAAGTCTTTGTTGTTGAGGACCCAGTCATGTAGGCAGCGGGTGCTTTTACGGGTTTTACTGAAGAGGATCCCCCTGGATTTCACACTTGGATCAAACTGTTTTAGCAGAGTGCTCTCAAGTTTAGACATCTTCGGGTTTTCATAGAGAGGAGTCCCTGCCAGTTTCCTCAGCTCTACCTCATTCTCTGTGTAAAGATATTAATCGTTGTGATAAATTGTGATAAAATTCCACTGCAGGCTTAATCTGAATGCAAATGCAGCCAAATACAGACAAATAACTCATACTTCAGGATTCCTACCATTGAAAAGTCCTGTCAGGAACAAGTCTGTTCCATCAATTTCTGTAGTGGTCGCGTAGAACTCGAATAGGGAGTGATAAGCATCCATCATCCGCAGGGTGTCGTTGATGAGCAGGGCATCGTTGTACTGTCTGAGGTGGAGTGCACATTGTGCTAGCAGCCTGTTGTCCTCTCTTACTCCTGATTCAAATATACACATTATGTCtgagcatcaacagcagcacaacCCTCAAAACTACAGCATTACATTACAGGATCAATAAAGAAACTGCGTTCTTACCACGCTGCTCTAAAATCACCACATCCGCTTCATACTCTTGTGTGCCACACTCTCTCAGTCTGAAGTCTGGAGGTAGGTTCATGTAGTCATGAATCAGCTGCATCATCCACTTCAGATGATCCCCAAATGGATcctaagagaaaaaaaatgtgcttttgtgttgACTATACATAGAATTGTTGTGTGATTAGCATCTCTGAAACAATTTTGAtgacttaaagtctgtgtaaagtaagaatcAATATGTGCTCTGGGCGACATGAATTAAAccctatctctctgctaggggtgccggggtatgctcagggtggcctcagtgtgtcatcgagccacccttaAGGactgcccaaaaaaaaaaggtgaaaaacagtttttaactccacatttcagtaatgtatcattcaaagtcttttcacatgttttcagcaactattttccaacatatataatgtattttaatCCAGATGAAAATGAGTGCAGGCTGTTGCTTTTAGCCCGTTTATCTTTTTGTCTCCTGGTCGGTCTGGTCATTTGGGGTGTGGATTAATTAGAGcacctgtttttgtttagacatttttcaaatttctaaaaaataaaaaataaaatctgcttACCTCAGGCCTTTTCTCCACAATGTCAAACGTCTTGATGGGTCTGGGTACTTTCTCCTTCAGCTCAGGGGCATAGAGTTTAGTTGAAACTATGGCTGAGTCCAGGTTGGCACAAATCTGAGAGTGGGAaaagatgatgacgatgatgaagaagaagaagaagaaaaaaagacagagaggtggaggagatcaAGGCGAATAGGTAAACCCTGACCTGCAGTACATGATCCACAGCCTTGTCCAGGATCTTTGCGCCCCCTGTCCCTGGTGATGCAGTCAGACCCAGGATCTGTGGCAATGGTCCCTCTCCTTTCAACTTTTTCTCCACATAGCACCCCATTACCTTGTTGTAGACTGAATCCTTGTTGGTGTGGTGACACTCATCAATTATCAGTAGAGTAATATCTGTAAGGAATCAAGAAATCATCATCAATTATCAATCATCagtcatcaatcatcatcaaatATGTTATAACCTCGCTTTTACTGACCTGAGAGCTCGACATGTTTGCTTTCCTCCTGGTTAGTCAGAGCGTTATACAAGATCTGTGCTGTGCAGATGACCACGTCTGAGTCCTGCACCACTTTACCGAAGAAGTCCTTCTCCTCACTCACTCCACTGACTGCCACCAGGTCGTATTTCGAACCCAGGTGAGGCATGAACTCTTTGTTGTAATGTTGCTCTACGAGGTGAACCTACAGTGTAGAAGACATCAAAAACACTTTGCATTTAACCTTCTTCAGCTATactatttgtaaaaaaaataactgctgttttgttctttttattatgaaaatgaTTCTCTACTCTGCTTGTCCTGTCTGTTGTGTGCACTTTGTGTACCTTGTTTACCAGGACCACCACCTTAGCCTTCTGTGTGGTCTCCAGATGCCTTTTGGCCACATACACAGCTGCCCTGGTCTTTCCACCTCCCGTTGGCAGCCAAATAATTATGTTCTCTCCCCGGAGAGCCCTTTGGACCACTTCCTCCTGGTATGTATACAGTGCCAAGTCTGCCATTGTATAATTCCTCCTGTTTGACAACACATCAGAATTCCAGCACAGTAGAAAATAAATGGACAATAGCTCATGCCGGTACATTATAAATGTGATCATGAACACCAAGAAGTCTGCTACATTAGAGTACAGTTTCTAAGAGACAATCTGCTGAGTCATTGTATTTACCTTTAAGATGTTAGAGATAGATCAAGCTTTTAGAGATTTAGTAACTCACcactcagctgtgtgtttctgcagctcctTCCTGTTCACTGTCTGCCAGCACACTGTGGTGGAGGGGTTTTTAAACTCATTTGTGATCAGCCCTGTGACGCAGAGATTCAAAAACGAAACTAAAAGCCCTCTGGACTCCTACTAAGGGAGGCTCTGTGGGCCAACAGATAATAACATTATGCAGTGACAGGAGAAGTCTGAGCTACACCAACATAAAATAGGTCTTTCATAACTCtcttttaaaagaaagacaTCTAAGCTTATTATAATAATTCATCTCTAtatttactctgtgtgtacGGCTCACAGCTGAGGTGCTGAACACTTCCTCAGTTTTTGCATGTACCCTCACTGGGCCCTATCTTGTTCTTCACTGCATCAGGAAAACAAAACCTACAGCTGTTTCTTGTGTTGGTTCCGGGAATCCGCGTGGCTGTCTTACTtaacttcatgttttcttccCTCTAGTTAGTCTGCAGCTGATATCAGAGGCATGTCATTGTTCCACAGGACTTGGCTACTAGTGAAACATTAGAATTTGAGTCAAGCTGCACTAACAGTGTATAATGGTAAAAACTAAAGAACAGAGCaagtattaaatatattataaatatgcaaaaatagttgtttttttatccaacTAGTTGCCATTTTGACAATACATCTTGTTACTTCTTGTAAATATCTTCTGGACCAGATGCAATATCCATTGAGAAATAATATCACTATCAACAATCTGAGTATAAGAATAATACAAGCAGGAAAATGCATGCTTAAGTTACATTACATTCTGGGTGTAACTTGTGGTAAGTACTGGGTGTTTGGGTGTAAGTTTTCACAATGCACAAGTTATTGCACAAGAgtccatatgtatatttttataggTAGAACCATATGTACTTCGTCCTTagagtttattatttatattgttgtCACCAAATATTTTACCTCATGCCTGTATATAGTGTGTgcctgttctgtgttgttacttgtaatgctgctgcaacaaaataatttcccttcggggatcaataaagccctctgtttgtctgtcaagTGAGTCACAGCAGACAGTACTTAATAATTACTGTGGTTTTAAATCCGGTTATGATCAGCTGTGTtctacagagaaacaaaactaaaaccTTTGTTCATGAGTCAGGACAGGGGCCCTACTGAGGGAGGCTCTGGAGGAACAACagcttatatttatatttagactagcagatttattttccactaaaTCGAGGCAAATTCCCTGTATGTAAAAACCtaacctgattctgattctctatatgtgttttacagtttagGTCTTTTAGTCAAAGTGAAAAGGGAGACGCTACCATATACTTTAAGTTTTGCATACTGCATACCCTGACTGGGCCCTGCCTGCTTTGCCTTACATCAGGAAAGCGAAACCTATGGCCTGCTGCTCCACACCCAAAAACAAAGGCACAGGAAAAGAGAAGAACTTTTTAGTACTTAAAAAGAACATGTTACACAGACAGAAGTATAATC contains the following coding sequences:
- the dhx58 gene encoding ATP-dependent RNA helicase DHX58, translated to MADLALYTYQEEVVQRALRGENIIIWLPTGGGKTRAAVYVAKRHLETTQKAKVVVLVNKVHLVEQHYNKEFMPHLGSKYDLVAVSGVSEEKDFFGKVVQDSDVVICTAQILYNALTNQEESKHVELSDITLLIIDECHHTNKDSVYNKVMGCYVEKKLKGEGPLPQILGLTASPGTGGAKILDKAVDHVLQICANLDSAIVSTKLYAPELKEKVPRPIKTFDIVEKRPEDPFGDHLKWMMQLIHDYMNLPPDFRLRECGTQEYEADVVILEQRGVREDNRLLAQCALHLRQYNDALLINDTLRMMDAYHSLFEFYATTTEIDGTDLFLTGLFNENEVELRKLAGTPLYENPKMSKLESTLLKQFDPSVKSRGILFSKTRKSTRCLHDWVLNNKDLQKAGIKAAVLTGAGNGISYMTQSEQADTIRNFRKGTLNLLISTSVAEEGLDIPECNLVVRYGLLTNEIAQQQASGRARARDSQYSVVAQKGGREVRRELINEHLEELTGKAIAKIQDMSLHEFRRKITQLQTEAVCCRKIAESRKIQRRSRNTADSISLLCRNCFKHVASGSDIKLVDGVHYVNVNPDFKRHCRFGGQVMIDKTFEDWEPGRIICCNNGGCNKDWGFEMKYKKVALLPNLAIKNFALETPDGRTTVKKWKDVTFTVEDFSFEEYCNDNFPDLFD